DNA sequence from the Streptomyces sp. HUAS 15-9 genome:
CCAGGGGCGGGCCCTCCATGTCCGAGATCTCCAGACGCGCGGAACCCTCGTCCGTGCCCATGACGTTGACCGCTCCGTTGACGATGCGTACGTGCAGCTCGCTCACCGGATCGTCGAAGGTGAGCTTCGTGGGCTCGGTGACGGACCACTCGGACATGGTGCTGACCTCCTTCACGGGACGCGACACGCCATATCGCGTCTTCCGTGAAACACGATATATCGCGGTCATGGAAAGTCAAGACACTCGTTCGCGTGATCAGCGGTGCCTCATATCGGGCGTGACAGGGATGAATTGCCTAGCGTGTGACCATGTCGACAGATGGGTTTCGGGCCGGTTCACGGGGCGCTGTCGCCCCCGGAGCCCTGCTGCTCTGCCGGGCGGCACCGGACTCCGTCGCCCCGGCCGCCAACCTGCTGCGCGAGCGGATGCTGCTCACCGCGGCCGGCGACGGATGGAGCGTGCTCGTGCCAGAGGGCACCCCGTGGCTCCACGCCGGTGAGCCGGTCGACCGTGTCGCGAACGGCTGGGCCGCGGCGCTGGCCGTCGGTTCGTCCTGGCCCGTGCTCGCGCTGTGGTGGGACGCCGACCGCGCCGGGTTCACCCTGGCCTCCGGTTTTCGCCGCCCCGTCGGCTACGTCTGGCTGGCCAATGGCACCCCGGTGGGGGAGGACGAGGCGATGAGTACCTTCGCCGCGCGGCTGGGGCTCGATCCCGTACTGGACGTGGACTCCCTCGGCCTGCTGACCGGGACGGACTCCGAGGCCGACGGCCGCGATCGGCTGCGCGGGCTGCTCGCCGTACTCACACGCGCGGGAGTGGCTCTGCCCGCCGGGGTGCTCCCCGGTGAACCCGCCGACCGGCTCCATGAGGCCGCCCTCGTCCCGGCCGACGCGCGGCGGATCGAGGGGCTGGGGGTCGTGGCGGGCTGGCGGGAGGCGGTGCGTGCCGAGCTCGAGGTGGTGGAGCGGGGGCGGCTGGCGCCGTGGCTCCCGTGGGCCGGGGATCCGCAGGCCCGTGCGCTCGCCCTGGCCCAGGTGGTGGTGGGCCTGCCGGTCATGGTGTGGGGCGTACGGCGCCGTAGTGGAGGGTGGGTCGTCGCGGGGGCGCTGCTGGCGGCGCACGGGACGCTGGGGCTCGCCTACGAGCTGGTACGCCCGCGCGACTGACCGGGACTTCCGACGGAGGCCCGTCCGGTTCCTACTCGTCGTCCTCGTCGTCCAGGCGGGCCAGCCACGTCGCCAGGCGCTCCACCGGGACCTCGAAGTCGGGGTTCAGATCGACGAACGTACGGAGCTGCTCGGCGAGCCACTCGAAGGTGACCTCCTCCTCGCCGCGCCGCTTCTCCAGTTCCTCGATGCCTCGGTCGGTGAAGTACATGGGTGGTGCTCCGTGGGAAAGAAGAAGCGCGATTTCCCGTGCGGGAAGCCGCGAGGGACGGACAAGAAAAGGATAGGCGTGCCGGGTGCGGCACCCGTGGGCCGTCCGGCCTCTCGCCATGGGCCTTCCGGACCTGGCGGGAGCGCCTGGGCGGGCTGTACGAGGGCTGCCGCACAGGACGCCGGGTTCCAGTGGCTCGTTCATGGCGCTCGTCCACGACGATCCGTACCGGCCCCTCCTGGAGCCGGAGGTGATTCTTCGGCGCCGGCGTGGGTCGCACAGCGGTCCCTTACCAGGATTCCCGGCGGTCGATACCGATACGTACGGCC
Encoded proteins:
- a CDS encoding DUF6104 family protein gives rise to the protein MYFTDRGIEELEKRRGEEEVTFEWLAEQLRTFVDLNPDFEVPVERLATWLARLDDEDDE